One genomic segment of Ricinus communis isolate WT05 ecotype wild-type chromosome 5, ASM1957865v1, whole genome shotgun sequence includes these proteins:
- the LOC8269025 gene encoding DNA repair endonuclease UVH1 isoform X1 yields MVQFHEHIITDLLEDPSGGLVILSSGLCLPKLISSLLLLHHSSQGTLLILSSSSSPYLKTLILHHHNNHHNITEITADLPAHHRLSLYTSGEICFITPRILIVDLLTNKIPVSALSGIIILNAHSLSETSTEAFIVRILKTLSQSIYVRAFTDKPHAMVMGFSKTERIMKALYIKKLHLWPRFQVYVSEELERAPPEVVDVRVGMSKYMIGIQKAIIEVMDACLKEMRKTNKVDVEDLSIENGLFKSFDEIVRRQLDPIWHILGKKTKQLVSDLKTLRKLLDYLVRYDAVSFLKYLDTLRVSESFRSVWIFAESSFKIFDYAKKRVYRLARSSDAKVDGTSKSTTGKKRKLKRDRDNDDVVAEGTSSTNLNGVVVLEEVLEAAPKWKVLRDILQEIEEEIHKQALLREDNLAESEEIDDGIVLVACKDERSCMQLEDFIMNGAQKVLREEWEKYLLSKVELHSMPTPQKKKPKPKESKGFGILDGVVPVIAAQNAEASSINKQENDALLAAVSEIRNQHRKDYIVEDEPQPLVDGGKSCKTWGKGRNKRGRANPQNSGEDNVNSELKISGKSEVSSTEYKAQPNENNQPIREVHKIGYSRASSIEQGVLRRHTQQLDPLQSNAKQIPSVHFYAQESDQPILDILKPSVIIVYHPDMTFVREIEVYKAENPSKRLRVYFLFYEDSTEVQKFEAGIRRENGAFESLIRQKSMMMIPVDQNMNCLGLNSSVDSQPSSSLNAITRKAGGRKEVEKEMQVIVDMREFMSSLPNVLHQKGMRIIPVTLEVGDYILSPLICVERKSIQDLFMSFTSGRLYHQVETMTRYYRIPVLLIEFSQDKSFSFQSASDISDDVTPNSIISKLSLLALHFPRLRIIWSRSLHATADIFAALKANQDEPDEARAMRVGVPSEEGIIENDVRAENYNTSAVEFLRRLPGVTDSNYRAIMDGCKSLAELALLPMERLTELMGGQKAARTLRDFLDAKYPALL; encoded by the exons ATGGTCCAATTCCACGAGCATATAATCACAGACCTTCTAGAAGATCCCAGCGGCGGACTCGTAATACTATCATCCGGTCTTTGCCTTCCAAAACTGATATCCTCTCTTCTCCTTCTCCACCACTCTTCTCAAGGCACTCTTTTAATtctctcctcttcttcttcgcCTTAtctcaaaaccctaattcttCACCACCACAACAACCACCACAATATCACCGAAATAACCGCCGATCTTCCCGCTCACCACCGCCTCTCGCTCTACACCTCTGGCGAAATCTGTTTCATCACTCCGCGAATCCTAATCGTTGACCTTCTCACAAACAAAATACCTGTCTCCGCTCTATCCGGTATAATTATTCTCAATGCTCACTCTTTATCAGAAACTTCAACAGAAGCTTTTATTGTACGGATTTTAAAAACCCTAAGTCAGTCAATTTATGTACGTGCCTTCACCGATAAGCCACATGCTATGGTGATGGGGTTTTCCAAGACGGAGCGTATAATGAAGGCactatatataaagaaattacaCCTTTGGCCTAGGTTTCAGGTTTATGTGTCGGAGGAGCTCGAGAGGGCTCCGCCGGAGGTTGTGGATGTCAGAGTAGGTATGAGTAAGTATATGATTGGAATACAAAAGGCAATAATTGAAGTAATGGATGCGTGTTTGAAAGAAATGAGGAAAACTAATAAAGTTGATGTTGAGGATTTAAGTATTGAGAATGGTCTGTTTAAGTCTTTTGATGAGATTGTAAGGAGACAGTTGGATCCCATTTGGCATATTTTAGGGAAAAAGACTAAGCAATTGGTTTCTGATTTGAAGACTTTGCGAAAGTTGCTTGATTATCTTGTTAG GTACGATGCAGTGagttttttgaaatatttggaTACACTTAGAGTGTCAGAGAGTTTTCGATCTGTTTGGATATTTGCAGAGTCCAGCTTTAAGATTTTTGACTATGCCAAGAAGCGTGTCTATCGTTTGGCGAGGTCAAGTGATGCAAAAGTAGATGGGACAAGTAAGAGCACTACGggtaaaaagagaaaactgaAAAGGGACCGTGATAATGATGACGTAG TAGCTGAAGGTACATCATCCACTAATTTAAATGGTGTTGTTGTTTTGGAGGAGGTTCTGGAGGCAGCTCCCAAGTGGAAGGTGTTACGT gACATTCTTCAAGAGATAGAGGAAGAAATACATAAGCAGGCTTTATTGAGAGAAGACAATCTGGCTGAAAGTGAAGAAATTGATGATGGCATTGTTCTAGTGGCATGCAAAGACGAACGCTCATGCATGCAGCTTGAAGATTTCATCATGAATGGAGCGCAGAAG GTCTTGCGAGAAGAATGGGAGAAGTACTTGTTGAGCAAAGTTGAATTGCATAGCATGCCAACGCCTCAGAAAAAGAAACCTAAACCAAAAGAATCAAAGGGATTTGGCATTCTTGATGGAGTTGTTCCTGTAATAGCTGCACAAAATGCTGAAGCGAGCAGCATAAACAAGCAGGAAAATGATGCTCTGTTGGCAGCAGTATCAGAAATAAGAAATCAACATAGAAAGGATTACATTGTTGAAGATGAGCCACAGCCTCTTGTTGATGGCGGAAAAAGTTGTAAAACATGGGGAAAAGGGCGAAATAAAAGAGGACGAGCAAATCCTCAAAATTCTGGAGAAGATAATGTCAACAGTGAACTGAAAATAAGTGGTAAGTCTGAAGTGTCTAGTACAGAGTATAAAGCCCAACCAAATGAGAACAATCAGCCTATTAGAGAAGTTCATAAAATAGGCTACTCTAGAGCTTCATCTATAGAGCAAGGGGTTCTTCGGAGGCATACTCAACAGCTAGATCCTTTGCAGAGCAATGCTAAGCAAATACCATCGGTGCACTTTTATGCCCAAGAAAGTGACCAACCCATACTTGACATTTTAAAACCTTCTGTTATTATTGTCTACCATCCAGACATGACCTTTGTTCGAGAAATTGAAGTCTATAAAGCTGAAAATCCCTCAAAAAGGTTgagagtttattttcttttctatgaAGATTCTACTGAGGTCCAAAAGTTTGAGGCAGGCATTCGCAGGGAGAATGGAGCATTTGAATCCTTGATCCGGCAGAAATCCATGATGATGATTCCAGTTGATCAG AATATGAATTGCCTAGGATTGAATTCCTCAGTGGATTCACAACCTTCTAGTTCCCTAAATGCTATAACCAGAAAGGCTGGTGGAAGAAAGGaagttgaaaaagaaatgcag GTCATAGTGGACATGAGGGAATTTATGAGCAGCCTGCCAAATGTTCTCCACCAAAAAGGGATGCGTATCATACCTGTGACCTTGGAAGTTGGAGATTATATTCTCTCTCCATTAATATGTGTGGAGAGAAAGAGTATTCAAGATCTTTTTATGAGCTTCACATCAGGCCGTCTTTACCACCAAGTGGAAACAATGACCCGCTATTATAGAATACCTGTTCTTCTGATCGAGTTTTCACAAGACAAAAGCTTTTCGTTTCAG TCAGCGAGTGATATTAGTGATGATGTCACACCAAATAGTATAATATCCAAGCTGTCATTGCTTGCTCTCCACTTTCCCCGCTTGCGTATCATCTGGTCTCGCAGTTTGCATGCTACTGCTGACATATTTGCAGCATTGAAGGCTAATCAGGATGAACCTGATGAGGCCAGAGCAATGAGAGTTGGTGTCCCATCAGAAGAGGgtattattgaaaatgatgTGAG AGCTGAGAACTATAATACATCAGCTGTGGAGTTTCTGAGACGACTCCCAGGAGTGACAGATTCAAACTACAGGGCTATAATGGATGGGTGTAAAAGCTTAGCTGAACTCGCCCTTCTTCCTATGGAGAGGCTAACTGAACTAATGGGTGGTCAGAAAGCCGCACGAACTCTCAGAGATTTCCTTGATGCAAAGTATCCAGCCTTGTTATAA